One genomic region from Bos javanicus breed banteng chromosome 14, ARS-OSU_banteng_1.0, whole genome shotgun sequence encodes:
- the SCX gene encoding basic helix-loop-helix transcription factor scleraxis isoform X1, whose protein sequence is MPAVFPPAPPPPAKRPLWWGVAQPRAPGHLLQLDLHKVPTRGALGDSPEAEGQVPLGLLWSQRPKPAEGPCGAWLSGAHPLYRGGGGAGNSDLKLPSQTSPVKLPLLCMILREALSPRPAAEPLDTCGPWDPPTHSLAPDPLLSPYQCLRAVEGQRSKSASTKGPPPREAPCSRVLRYPRHPHPLRCPGSVGVPTCGGGGGSQKRLRSLETGMAPTECQTPILSSMILRPPPRSHCGDSPRASSASPAWSPLCSQAINHFSDKTCPPYTWLPAPSFWGHASSLRATPPPSVPAEPPSLGSCHPENWLPVGTWQARPL, encoded by the coding sequence ATGCCGGCAGTGTTCCCTCCCGCTCCCCCTCCTCCCGCAAAGCGCCCTCTGTGGTGGGGGGTGGCCCAGCCGCGTGCCCCAGGCCACCTGCTGCAGCTGGACCTCCACAAGGTACCCACACGAGGAGCCCTGGGCGACAGCCCCGAGGCAGAAGGCCAGGTCCCTCTGGGCCTCCTCTGGTCCCAAAGGCCAAAGCCAGCAGAGGGGCCTTGTGGGGCTTGGCTGAGTGGAGCCCACCCGCTGTaccgtgggggtgggggtgccggGAACTCGGACTTGAAGCTCCCCTCCCAAACCTCCCCTGTCAAACTGCCCCTGCTGTGCATGATCCTCAGAGAAGCGCTGTCACCCAGGCCCGCTGCTGAACCTCTGGACACGTGTGGGCCCTGGGACCCTCCGACCCACTCCTTGGCCCCTGACCCACTCCTCAGTCCCTATCAGTGCCTCAGGGCTGTTGAAGGGCAAAGAAGCAAGTCTGCCTCCACCAAGGGCCCCCCACCAAGGGAGGCCCCCTGCTCCCGGGTCCTCAGATACCCaagacacccccaccccctccgtTGTCCAGGGAGCGTGGGCGTCCCCACGTGCGGCGGTGGCGGTGGCTCCCAGAAACGCCTCAGGTCCCTGGAAACGGGTATGGCCCCCACAGAGTGCCAAACACCCATTCTGAGCTCCATGATACTGCGGCCACCTCCAAGATCCCACTGCGGGGACTCGCCCAGAGCCTCCAGCGCCAGCCCTGCCTGGTCCCCACTCTGCAGCCAAGCCATCAACCACTTTTCAGACAAGACTTGCCCCCCATACACCTGGCTGCCAGCCCCCAGCTTCTGGGGCCACGCCTCCAGTCTGAGGGCAACCCCACCCCCTTCTGTCCCTGCAGAGCCCCCAAGCTTGGGCTCCTGCCACCCAGAAAACTGGCTCCCGGTGGGCACATGGCAGGCCAGGCCTCTATAG
- the SCX gene encoding basic helix-loop-helix transcription factor scleraxis isoform X2 has product MSFAMLRSAPPGRYLYPEVSPLSEDEDRGSESSGSDEKPCRVHAARCGLQGARRRAGGRRVGGSGLGPGGRPGREPRQRHTANARERDRTNSVNTAFTALRTLIPTEPADRKLSKIETLRLASSYISHLGNVLLVGEACGDGQPCHSGPAFFHASRAGSPPPPPPPPPARDGENAQPKQICTFCLSNQRKLSKDRDRKTAIRS; this is encoded by the exons ATGTCCTTCGCAATGCTGCGTTCGGCGCCGCCCGGCCGCTACCTGTACCCTGAAGTGAGCCCGCTGTCGGAGGACGAGGACCGAGGCAGCGAGAGCTCGGGTTCAGACGAGAAACCCTGCCGTGTGCACGCGGCGCGCTGCGGCCTCCAGGGCGCCCGAAGACGGGCCGGGGGCCGGCGGGTGGGGGGCAGTGGCCTGGGGCCCGGAGGGCGGCCGGGCCGCGAGCCCCGGCAGCGGCACACGGCGAACGCGCGGGAGCGGGACCGCACCAACAGCGTGAACACGGCTTTCACCGCGCTACGCACGCTCATCCCCACCGAGCCCGCTGACCGCAAGCTCTCCAAGATCGAGACCCTGCGCCTGGCCTCCAGCTATATCTCACACCTGGGCAACGTGCTGCTGGTGGGCGAGGCCTGCGGCGACGGGCAGCCCTGCCACTCGGGGCCCGCCTTCTTCCACGCATCGCGTGCCggcagccccccgcccccgccgcccccaccccctgcccgtGACGGGGAGAACGCCCAGCCCAAACAGATCTGCACCTTCTGCCTCAGCAACCAGAGAAAGTTG AGCAAGGACCGGGACAGAAAGACGGCGATCCGGAGTTAG